From Gemmatimonadaceae bacterium, a single genomic window includes:
- a CDS encoding aspartate aminotransferase family protein, with translation MTASTLPSLDALWMPFTANRAFKAAPRLLARAEGVHYWDVDGHRVLDGTSGLWCVNAGHARPRIVEAIAKAAASLDYAPGFNMGHPAPFELADRLAALTPAGLDRIFFTNSGSESVDTAMKIIMAYFGTRGETQRVRFVGREKGYHGVGFGGISVGGLENNRRAYARYLLPHTDAHLPTTHGLESNRFARSQPANGVELADALEALCATHGGDTIAAVFVEPMAGSAGVLVPPVGYLERLRAICDRHGILLVFDEVITGFGRLGAAFGAQRFGVTPDLMTLAKGITNGAVPMGAVFARREIYDTVVDGAPNGIEFFHGYTYSGHPLACAAGLATLDTYAEEGLFERAAELAPYWEDAVHSLRGEPHVIDIRNLGLVAGVELATRDGQVGARGMEAHIDCFQHGQLVRFTGDTIAMSPPLIIERAQIDELIDGVRATLRRLR, from the coding sequence ATGACTGCCTCGACCTTGCCGTCGCTCGACGCCCTCTGGATGCCGTTCACCGCCAACCGTGCCTTCAAGGCGGCGCCGCGGCTGCTCGCCCGCGCTGAGGGGGTGCACTACTGGGATGTGGATGGCCACCGCGTCCTCGACGGCACGTCGGGGCTCTGGTGTGTGAACGCCGGCCATGCCCGCCCGCGCATCGTGGAGGCGATTGCCAAGGCGGCGGCATCGCTCGACTACGCGCCCGGCTTCAACATGGGCCATCCGGCACCGTTCGAGCTGGCCGATCGGCTGGCGGCGCTCACGCCGGCGGGTCTCGATCGCATCTTCTTCACCAACTCGGGCTCCGAGTCGGTGGACACGGCCATGAAAATCATCATGGCGTACTTCGGGACCCGCGGCGAGACACAGCGCGTGCGCTTCGTCGGGCGCGAAAAGGGCTACCACGGCGTCGGATTCGGCGGCATCTCGGTGGGCGGGCTCGAGAACAACCGCCGGGCGTATGCACGCTATCTGCTGCCGCACACCGACGCGCATCTCCCCACCACACACGGCCTCGAGTCCAATCGGTTTGCGCGCAGCCAGCCGGCCAACGGGGTCGAGCTCGCCGACGCGCTCGAAGCGCTCTGCGCCACCCATGGCGGCGACACCATCGCGGCCGTGTTCGTGGAGCCGATGGCCGGGTCCGCCGGCGTGCTCGTGCCGCCGGTCGGCTACCTGGAGCGGCTGCGCGCGATCTGCGACCGCCACGGCATCCTGCTCGTGTTCGATGAAGTCATCACCGGCTTCGGTCGGCTGGGCGCCGCCTTCGGCGCGCAGCGCTTTGGCGTGACGCCCGATCTGATGACCCTCGCCAAGGGCATCACCAACGGCGCCGTCCCCATGGGGGCGGTGTTTGCGCGGCGGGAGATCTACGACACGGTCGTGGACGGCGCGCCCAACGGCATCGAGTTCTTTCACGGCTACACGTATTCCGGCCATCCGCTCGCCTGTGCCGCCGGTCTTGCCACGCTCGATACGTACGCCGAAGAAGGGCTCTTCGAACGGGCCGCCGAACTGGCGCCCTACTGGGAAGACGCGGTGCACTCGCTGCGCGGTGAACCACACGTCATCGACATCCGCAACCTGGGGCTCGTGGCCGGCGTGGAACTCGCCACCCGCGATGGTCAGGTCGGCGCACGCGGCATGGAGGCGCACATCGACTGCTTCCAGCACGGACAGCTGGTGCGCTTCACCGGCGACACCATCGCCATGAGCCCGCCGCTCATCATTGAACGCGCGCAGATCGACGAACTCATCGACGGCGTGCGCGCCACCCTGCGCCGCCTGCGGTAA
- a CDS encoding FAD-dependent oxidoreductase has translation MIAAPSTPDGARERVRHHVIIGTGIAALSAAEAIRDVDDRARITMIGDEDAGFYSRPALAYRLTGELPAERLLIRTDAQIELLRLERRVARVNALLPEAHKLQLTDGHTLTYDTLLLATGAASTAPDFAGGSLDGVMRLDGLSDTEALIARARTAKAAVVVGGGSTALELVDGLHARGVPTHYLLRGERYWSKVFDRVESAIVESRLTARGVTLHRNTSIREALGVNGRLVGVRTNEGRTIPADLLAVAIGVRPRTELARQAGLVVERGIRTNERLETSHDGIYAAGDCAQVYDPITRTAQLDTLWSSALAQGRTAGYNMAGLGLVLRQHPPLNVTRVAGVTTTIIGAVGGAADPDLLTLTRGQSERWQLDPDAWSVGGTRHEDRLRVVVSGQRIVGAVVMGDQRVSVPLAHLIGEQVDISALRPLLDAAPDDALDRLLAFCESHVHDPDGHRVTDPRSGR, from the coding sequence ATGATCGCCGCGCCCTCCACACCAGACGGCGCGCGTGAACGCGTGCGCCATCACGTCATCATCGGCACCGGCATCGCGGCGCTGAGCGCCGCCGAGGCGATCCGCGACGTCGATGATCGTGCCCGGATCACCATGATTGGCGATGAGGATGCGGGGTTCTACTCGCGTCCGGCACTCGCCTATCGCCTGACCGGCGAACTGCCGGCCGAGCGGCTGCTGATCCGCACCGACGCACAGATCGAGCTGCTGCGCCTCGAGCGCCGCGTGGCGCGGGTGAACGCACTGCTCCCCGAAGCGCACAAGCTGCAGCTGACCGATGGGCACACCCTGACCTACGACACACTGCTCCTCGCCACTGGGGCGGCGTCCACGGCGCCCGATTTCGCCGGCGGGTCGCTCGATGGTGTGATGCGTCTCGATGGGCTGTCGGATACCGAAGCGCTCATTGCCCGGGCCCGAACGGCCAAGGCCGCCGTGGTGGTGGGCGGTGGCTCCACCGCGCTCGAGCTGGTGGACGGGTTGCACGCTCGCGGGGTGCCGACGCACTACCTGCTGCGTGGGGAACGCTATTGGAGCAAAGTGTTCGACCGCGTGGAATCGGCGATCGTCGAGTCTCGCCTCACGGCGCGCGGCGTGACCCTGCATCGCAACACGAGCATTCGCGAGGCGCTCGGCGTGAACGGGCGGCTCGTCGGCGTGCGCACGAACGAAGGGCGCACGATTCCCGCCGATCTGCTCGCGGTGGCCATTGGTGTCCGGCCGCGCACCGAGTTGGCGCGGCAGGCCGGGCTGGTGGTGGAGCGCGGCATCCGCACGAACGAGCGGCTCGAAACGAGCCACGACGGCATCTACGCGGCCGGCGACTGTGCCCAGGTGTACGACCCGATCACGCGCACCGCGCAGCTCGACACGCTCTGGAGCAGCGCGCTCGCGCAGGGGCGCACCGCCGGCTACAACATGGCGGGGCTCGGCCTCGTGCTTCGTCAGCACCCCCCGCTCAACGTGACCCGCGTGGCAGGCGTGACCACGACGATCATCGGCGCCGTGGGTGGTGCCGCCGATCCGGATCTGCTGACGCTCACGCGCGGCCAAAGCGAGCGGTGGCAGCTCGATCCCGACGCATGGAGCGTCGGCGGCACGCGCCATGAGGACCGGCTGCGGGTCGTGGTAAGCGGGCAACGCATCGTGGGCGCCGTGGTGATGGGCGATCAGCGGGTCTCGGTTCCGCTCGCGCATCTGATCGGTGAGCAGGTCGATATCTCCGCACTGCGTCCGCTCCTCGATGCCGCGCCTGATGACGCCCTCGATCGCCTGCTGGCGTTCTGCGAGTCGCATGTGCATGACCCGGATGGACATCGGGTCACCGATCCTCGGTCCGGGCGGTGA
- a CDS encoding 4Fe-4S dicluster domain-containing protein, giving the protein MRSIRRNAHTTALVGLPTDATRVRLLARGIVMAESGRCVQCGLCSHNCPSGIDVRAYARDGRAVTDARCVLCGSCVARCPRGTLAFRDLEARP; this is encoded by the coding sequence ATGCGTTCGATTCGTCGGAATGCCCACACTACGGCCCTCGTTGGCCTCCCAACCGATGCCACGCGCGTCCGTTTGCTCGCACGTGGCATCGTGATGGCCGAGTCGGGGCGCTGCGTGCAGTGTGGCCTCTGCTCGCACAATTGCCCAAGCGGGATCGATGTGCGCGCGTATGCACGCGATGGCCGCGCGGTCACCGACGCCCGCTGTGTGCTCTGCGGGAGCTGCGTCGCCCGCTGCCCGCGCGGCACGTTGGCGTTTCGCGACCTGGAGGCGCGCCCATGA
- a CDS encoding cyanophycinase: MSSRLLPAASAALVLALVGACAAPADVAAPEARLAKAPAPDVETYVTGIPNASSTPLGGVYLAGGGVDDDGGMGWLVRQGGVAGTNRKGVSYYGDVVVLRTSGSKGYNSWIDRLGANSVTTLVINTIAGANSDSVEAAINRAEVIFLAGGDQSTYVNLWTGTKLQRAVNARVALGYPIGGTSAGLAALPQYIYSAQFASTTSAMALANPYDGSITFAQRLFTVPLLSGLITDSHFVTRDRMGRFYTFLARLQADGLTSTPRGLGVDEGSGVGIAANGQATVYGTGNGAYLVTPTARATSTLVVPLTYDPMTVVRVPVGATFNAATFSASGPTYSIWANGGVLNSSTGVIY, translated from the coding sequence ATGTCCTCCCGCCTCCTGCCTGCGGCGAGCGCCGCACTCGTGCTCGCGCTCGTCGGTGCCTGTGCTGCTCCCGCCGACGTCGCGGCGCCTGAGGCGCGGCTCGCCAAGGCCCCCGCGCCAGACGTGGAGACGTATGTCACGGGGATCCCGAACGCGTCGAGCACGCCGCTCGGTGGCGTCTACCTCGCCGGTGGCGGCGTCGATGATGATGGCGGCATGGGCTGGCTCGTGCGCCAGGGCGGCGTGGCGGGCACCAACCGGAAAGGCGTCTCGTATTACGGCGATGTGGTCGTGCTGCGCACCAGCGGCAGCAAGGGCTACAACAGCTGGATCGACCGGCTCGGCGCCAACTCGGTGACGACGCTCGTGATCAACACGATCGCCGGCGCGAACAGCGACAGCGTGGAAGCCGCGATCAATCGCGCCGAAGTGATCTTTCTCGCCGGCGGCGATCAGTCCACGTATGTGAATCTCTGGACGGGCACGAAGCTCCAGCGTGCCGTCAATGCCCGGGTCGCCCTCGGGTACCCGATCGGCGGCACGAGCGCCGGCCTCGCCGCCCTCCCGCAGTACATCTACTCGGCGCAGTTCGCGTCCACCACGTCGGCGATGGCACTCGCCAATCCCTACGACGGTTCGATCACGTTCGCGCAGCGCCTGTTCACGGTGCCCCTCCTTTCGGGGCTCATCACCGACTCGCACTTCGTCACCCGTGATCGCATGGGGCGCTTCTACACCTTCCTCGCGCGCCTGCAGGCCGATGGCCTGACCAGCACGCCCCGCGGCCTCGGCGTCGACGAAGGCTCCGGCGTCGGCATCGCCGCAAATGGCCAGGCCACGGTGTACGGGACCGGCAACGGCGCGTATCTCGTCACCCCGACGGCGCGCGCGACCAGCACGCTCGTGGTACCGCTGACGTACGACCCGATGACGGTGGTGAGGGTGCCGGTAGGGGCGACGTTCAATGCGGCGACGTTCAGCGCGAGTGGTCCGACATATTCGATTTGGGCGAATGGCGGTGTGCTGAATTCGTCGACGGGAGTGATCTACTGA
- a CDS encoding fumarylacetoacetate hydrolase family protein → MTRGVLLAALLAVPSLVLAQKQEFVRYQQGATISYGRLDGDQIVQLRGAPWVNATPTGVKVARAKVKLLAPAVPSKVIAVGLNYQTHLGERPAAAYPGLFAKLPTSIIAHNDTVIIPPDANNVHYEGEMVLVIGKRAQNVPMDKAKEYVFGVTTGNDVSERDWQKNDLQWFRAKAADTFGPLGPVIVRGVNYDDLLLQTRLNGQIVQSQRTKDLIFNVAEIVSYISRYVTLEPGDVIYSGTPGTTRQMKSGDVVEVELEQVGVLRNPVAQRK, encoded by the coding sequence ATGACCCGTGGTGTTCTGCTGGCGGCATTGCTCGCCGTGCCTTCTCTGGTGCTGGCGCAGAAGCAGGAGTTTGTGCGCTATCAGCAAGGGGCGACGATCTCGTACGGCCGCCTGGACGGTGATCAGATCGTGCAGCTGCGCGGCGCACCGTGGGTGAACGCCACGCCGACCGGGGTGAAGGTCGCGCGCGCCAAGGTGAAGCTCCTCGCGCCGGCCGTCCCGTCGAAGGTGATCGCCGTGGGGCTCAACTATCAGACGCATCTGGGGGAGCGCCCGGCGGCCGCCTATCCGGGGCTCTTCGCCAAGTTGCCGACGTCGATCATCGCGCACAACGACACGGTCATCATTCCGCCCGATGCGAACAACGTGCACTACGAAGGCGAGATGGTCCTCGTCATCGGCAAGCGCGCGCAGAACGTGCCGATGGACAAGGCCAAGGAGTATGTCTTTGGCGTGACGACCGGCAACGACGTGTCGGAGCGCGACTGGCAGAAAAACGACCTGCAGTGGTTCCGCGCCAAGGCCGCCGATACCTTCGGCCCGTTGGGCCCCGTGATCGTACGCGGCGTGAACTACGATGACCTGCTGCTGCAGACGCGGTTGAACGGTCAGATCGTCCAGTCGCAGCGCACGAAGGATCTGATTTTCAACGTCGCCGAGATCGTGAGCTACATCAGCCGCTATGTGACGCTGGAACCGGGCGATGTGATCTACAGCGGCACCCCGGGCACGACGCGGCAGATGAAGAGCGGCGATGTGGTGGAAGTGGAGTTGGAGCAGGTGGGAGTGCTGAGGAATCCGGTGGCGCAGCGGAAGTGA
- a CDS encoding beta-lactamase family protein, with product MSSGRAVAVALLGVTTAHAQPKPAAATLGFSTARLARIDSALDAAVAREEIAGAVVLVLRDDQVVYERAAGWRDRDAKRPMTTDAIFRIASQSKALTSVATLMLMEEGKFLPTTPVSRFMPTFARTSVAVKRDTGIAIVPARRAITIRDLLTHTAGISYGTDAIVAERYRAKGLGPAQGPGWYTANKTEPICATMDTLGTLPFVAQPGEAWVYGYNTDVLGCVVERASGMPLDQFIAERITRPLGMKNTYFYLPPAERDRLVTVYMSRDGKAVRSDDPITGQGHYLDGPRVSFAGGAGLLSTARDYARFLQMLAHGGTWAGRQYLAPHTVGLMTSNQVGALHGAGVGFGFGFETIESYGASNASSAGTWGWGGAYGSNYKVDPVEGLTMVVMINQLPIASDIVARVQFLTYAALTKSRRR from the coding sequence ATGTCATCGGGGCGCGCGGTCGCGGTCGCGCTGCTTGGCGTGACCACGGCGCATGCGCAGCCCAAGCCCGCCGCCGCGACGCTCGGCTTCTCCACCGCCCGCCTCGCTCGCATCGACAGCGCCCTCGATGCGGCCGTGGCCCGGGAGGAGATCGCCGGTGCGGTGGTGCTCGTCCTGCGTGACGATCAGGTGGTCTACGAGCGTGCGGCGGGGTGGCGGGATCGAGACGCAAAGCGTCCGATGACGACCGATGCGATCTTCCGGATTGCCTCGCAGAGCAAGGCGCTCACGAGCGTCGCCACGCTGATGCTCATGGAGGAAGGGAAGTTTCTTCCGACGACGCCGGTGAGTCGCTTCATGCCGACGTTTGCGCGCACCTCGGTCGCCGTGAAGCGCGACACCGGCATCGCCATCGTGCCCGCGCGGCGCGCGATCACCATCCGGGATCTGCTCACGCACACCGCCGGTATCTCGTATGGCACCGATGCCATCGTCGCGGAACGCTATCGCGCGAAGGGCTTGGGGCCGGCGCAGGGACCCGGGTGGTACACCGCCAACAAGACCGAGCCGATCTGCGCGACGATGGACACCCTCGGCACGCTGCCGTTTGTAGCGCAGCCCGGTGAGGCGTGGGTGTACGGCTACAACACCGATGTTCTCGGCTGCGTGGTGGAGCGTGCGAGTGGTATGCCGCTCGACCAGTTCATCGCCGAGCGCATCACCAGGCCGCTGGGCATGAAGAACACGTACTTCTATCTGCCGCCCGCCGAACGCGATCGCCTCGTGACCGTGTACATGAGTCGTGACGGCAAGGCTGTGCGCTCGGACGATCCGATCACGGGGCAGGGGCACTATCTCGACGGTCCACGCGTGAGCTTTGCGGGCGGCGCGGGGCTGCTCAGCACCGCACGCGACTATGCTCGCTTCCTGCAGATGCTCGCCCATGGCGGTACCTGGGCTGGCCGACAGTATCTGGCGCCCCATACCGTCGGTCTGATGACTAGCAATCAGGTGGGCGCGCTGCACGGCGCGGGCGTCGGCTTCGGCTTCGGCTTCGAAACGATCGAGAGCTATGGGGCCTCGAATGCCTCGTCGGCCGGCACCTGGGGGTGGGGCGGTGCCTACGGGTCCAACTACAAGGTCGATCCGGTCGAAGGCCTCACGATGGTCGTGATGATCAACCAGCTCCCCATCGCGAGTGACATCGTCGCTCGGGTGCAGTTCCTCACCTATGCGGCCCTGACCAAGAGCCGGCGGCGATGA
- a CDS encoding YbhB/YbcL family Raf kinase inhibitor-like protein, which yields MHRFALLALALCVAWPTAQAQTPAQPARPAQPANPPRAAMRVITLTSSAFTDGGMIPEANAQPGRDVSPPLSWSGAPDSTRSFVLLVHDADAALGDGTDDLLHWLVWNIPGTATSLPAGVPSGAILEDGARQISASGPRYRGPAAPSTGPAHHYVFELYALDNVVNVVPTTMSPPLTRSEVMKQIAGHVRGKGVLVGLYRRPAP from the coding sequence ATGCACCGATTCGCGCTCCTTGCCCTCGCGCTGTGCGTGGCGTGGCCCACGGCCCAGGCGCAGACGCCCGCCCAACCCGCCCGCCCCGCGCAGCCGGCCAATCCGCCGCGGGCGGCGATGCGGGTCATCACCCTGACCTCGAGCGCCTTCACCGACGGCGGGATGATCCCCGAGGCCAATGCCCAGCCCGGGCGTGATGTGTCGCCGCCACTCAGCTGGAGTGGGGCGCCCGATTCCACGCGCAGTTTCGTGCTGCTGGTGCACGACGCCGACGCCGCGTTGGGCGACGGCACGGATGATCTGCTCCACTGGCTGGTCTGGAACATCCCCGGCACCGCCACGTCGCTGCCGGCGGGGGTGCCGAGTGGCGCAATTCTCGAAGACGGTGCTCGGCAGATCAGCGCGAGCGGCCCGCGCTATCGTGGCCCGGCGGCGCCGAGCACGGGGCCCGCGCATCACTACGTCTTCGAGCTCTATGCGCTCGACAATGTGGTGAATGTGGTGCCGACGACCATGAGCCCGCCGCTCACGCGTTCGGAGGTGATGAAGCAGATCGCGGGTCATGTGCGCGGGAAGGGCGTGCTGGTGGGGCTCTATCGGCGGCCGGCGCCGTGA
- a CDS encoding DUF1028 domain-containing protein — MPLSLRGPRVWTFLAALLLFVLPRAAHATWSVIAVDMATGRVVIASATCVDRDDAFLMGIQAVVVPGKGVAACQAGVDGTHANQMLVYRELQKGTDPKRIIEMLSADPAFQTRQFGIVDLTGRTAGHSGLSNGYVTQDIQGQVPGTQIYYSIQGNILRTGDVIPNAVRAFLHTQGALTDRVMAALETADRFGGDSRCTCPPLPADNSKPAIPCEERTAYVAYILMANKADTNGDSHNNGKYSMYLTVAQPNQPGPNAIKPGENLNPVKTLRTRYDAWRKTQPASYK, encoded by the coding sequence ATGCCCCTCTCCCTCCGTGGGCCCCGCGTGTGGACGTTCCTCGCGGCGCTTCTCCTGTTCGTCCTGCCGCGGGCCGCGCATGCCACGTGGTCGGTCATCGCGGTGGACATGGCCACCGGCCGGGTCGTGATCGCCTCGGCCACCTGTGTCGATCGTGACGACGCCTTTCTCATGGGCATCCAGGCCGTCGTGGTGCCCGGCAAGGGCGTTGCGGCCTGCCAGGCCGGCGTTGACGGCACGCACGCCAATCAGATGCTTGTCTATCGCGAGCTGCAGAAAGGGACCGATCCCAAGCGCATCATCGAGATGCTGTCGGCCGATCCGGCGTTTCAAACGCGACAGTTCGGCATCGTGGATCTGACCGGTCGCACCGCCGGGCATTCAGGGCTCAGCAACGGCTACGTGACGCAGGACATCCAGGGGCAGGTGCCCGGAACGCAGATCTACTACTCCATCCAGGGGAACATCCTGCGCACCGGCGACGTGATCCCCAACGCGGTGCGGGCGTTCCTCCACACGCAGGGCGCCCTCACCGATCGCGTCATGGCCGCGCTCGAAACCGCCGACAGGTTCGGTGGCGACAGCCGCTGCACGTGCCCGCCGCTGCCGGCGGACAACAGCAAGCCGGCGATCCCCTGCGAAGAGCGCACGGCCTACGTGGCGTACATCCTCATGGCGAACAAGGCCGATACCAACGGCGACTCGCACAACAACGGCAAGTACAGCATGTACCTCACCGTCGCGCAGCCCAATCAGCCGGGGCCGAACGCCATCAAGCCCGGTGAGAACCTCAATCCGGTCAAGACGCTCCGCACACGCTACGACGCGTGGCGGAAGACGCAGCCGGCCTCGTACAAGTGA
- a CDS encoding prolyl oligopeptidase family serine peptidase, translating into MLPFARRLRAAALVLLAPVAAVAQPAPRAFNLDDLLDTRTTALGAMSADGQFVVALMSRARTSMGVDYNRSFGDPTYAAPTRREGWVIDTRSGEKTALFAEPQVVGAQAWSPDGKTLAVAVQRDDDRFDLLLWDRATRKAAPLKVPAGRYVFANSRLRWSPDGASLFVSLRSDSWRTAAAAEFARLTTGPRIVQSSSEPFLAWNAIQRRGTVESVVRVDRKTGAATDVLPEGMRQSWQLTQDGQMVVYTEDITTKTDYDVIGGSEHKLLARAVSGGTPSVLFPSLKNVRLVWDKSGRRYSWLQGDQLLVAQLGDSARTRLAGDSAASRDTTAAARTRRAKERFTPVSFVDGASTPQLVATNPDGIWLIDASSKQRRLVAATSDSVPTSPRVRFVGAVNNGGQLLLAMESRTTWRRGLLRYDIASGRTDTLFQGTRLYGGFAVSDNGSTVVLSGGDGNRPGDLWAMTAPFGEPRRLTEANPMLADRNLGPTELLTYLDADGTREFGVVHYPTNYQKGRAYPTVFLIYEDFFADSWDGLANLLNANGYVVVKPSVRFDIGYPGEAWIKGVTAAANKLIEMGVTDSTKLGVQGTSYGGYATNLLITQTTRFKAAINVSGKVDVISFYTDSPRLGVRNVHAAEKSQDRLGATLWEAPQKYAAQSAILYADRIKTPLLLMTGEMDGNVPAINTREMFYALRRLGKEVTWVSYAKGGHGTPLSSLDDWMDFYTRTLEWWGKYLKGEKPASKATEMQP; encoded by the coding sequence ATGCTTCCGTTCGCCCGCCGCCTCCGCGCCGCCGCCCTTGTCCTGCTCGCCCCGGTGGCGGCCGTGGCCCAGCCCGCCCCGCGCGCCTTCAATCTCGACGACCTCCTCGACACGCGGACCACCGCGCTCGGGGCCATGTCTGCCGACGGGCAGTTCGTCGTGGCGCTGATGTCGCGGGCGCGGACCAGCATGGGCGTCGATTACAACCGCTCGTTTGGCGACCCGACCTACGCTGCGCCCACCCGGCGCGAGGGCTGGGTCATCGACACGCGCAGCGGCGAGAAGACGGCGCTCTTCGCCGAACCGCAGGTCGTGGGCGCACAGGCCTGGTCGCCCGATGGCAAGACACTCGCTGTGGCGGTACAGCGCGACGACGATCGCTTTGACCTGCTGCTCTGGGACCGCGCCACGCGCAAAGCCGCGCCACTCAAGGTGCCCGCCGGCCGCTATGTCTTTGCGAACTCGCGCCTGCGCTGGAGCCCCGATGGCGCGAGCCTGTTCGTCTCGTTGCGCAGCGACAGCTGGCGCACGGCGGCGGCCGCCGAGTTTGCGCGCCTGACCACCGGGCCGCGCATCGTGCAGTCGAGCAGCGAGCCGTTTCTGGCGTGGAATGCCATCCAGCGCCGCGGCACCGTGGAGTCCGTGGTGCGCGTCGATCGAAAGACGGGCGCCGCGACCGATGTCCTGCCCGAAGGGATGCGCCAGTCCTGGCAGCTCACGCAGGACGGGCAGATGGTGGTGTACACCGAGGACATCACCACCAAGACCGACTACGATGTGATCGGCGGCAGCGAGCACAAGCTCCTCGCCCGTGCCGTCAGCGGCGGCACGCCCAGCGTGCTCTTCCCGTCGCTCAAGAATGTGCGGCTGGTGTGGGACAAGAGTGGCCGCCGCTACAGCTGGCTGCAGGGCGATCAGCTGCTCGTCGCGCAACTGGGCGACAGCGCGCGCACCCGTCTCGCCGGCGATAGCGCGGCGTCGCGCGATACCACCGCCGCGGCGCGCACGCGACGGGCGAAGGAGCGCTTCACACCGGTGAGCTTCGTGGATGGTGCCAGCACCCCGCAGCTGGTGGCGACCAACCCCGATGGCATCTGGCTAATCGACGCCTCCTCCAAGCAGCGGCGGCTGGTGGCCGCGACCAGCGATTCGGTCCCGACGTCGCCGCGCGTCCGCTTCGTGGGCGCGGTGAACAACGGCGGACAGCTGCTGCTGGCCATGGAGTCGCGCACGACCTGGCGGCGTGGACTCCTGCGCTATGACATCGCCAGCGGCCGCACCGATACCCTCTTTCAGGGCACGCGCCTCTACGGCGGCTTTGCGGTAAGCGACAATGGCAGCACCGTGGTCCTCTCCGGTGGCGACGGCAACCGCCCGGGTGACTTGTGGGCCATGACGGCGCCCTTCGGGGAGCCGCGTCGCCTCACCGAGGCCAACCCGATGCTCGCCGACCGCAACCTCGGCCCCACCGAACTGCTCACCTATCTCGACGCCGACGGCACCCGCGAGTTCGGTGTGGTGCACTACCCCACGAATTATCAGAAGGGGCGCGCCTACCCCACGGTCTTTCTCATCTACGAAGACTTCTTCGCCGACAGCTGGGATGGCCTCGCCAACCTGCTCAACGCGAACGGGTATGTGGTCGTGAAGCCGAGTGTGCGCTTCGACATTGGCTATCCGGGCGAAGCGTGGATCAAGGGCGTCACCGCGGCCGCCAACAAGCTGATCGAGATGGGCGTGACCGACAGCACCAAGCTCGGCGTGCAGGGCACCAGCTACGGCGGCTATGCGACCAACCTGCTCATCACGCAGACCACGCGCTTCAAGGCGGCGATCAACGTCAGCGGCAAGGTCGATGTGATCAGCTTCTACACCGATTCCCCGCGCCTCGGCGTGCGCAACGTGCACGCCGCCGAGAAGAGCCAGGACCGCCTCGGCGCCACCTTGTGGGAGGCGCCACAGAAGTACGCGGCGCAGTCGGCCATTCTCTACGCCGATCGCATCAAGACGCCGCTGCTGCTCATGACCGGCGAGATGGACGGCAACGTGCCGGCGATCAACACGCGCGAGATGTTCTATGCGCTGCGCCGCCTGGGCAAGGAGGTGACGTGGGTGAGTTACGCCAAGGGTGGGCACGGGACGCCGCTGTCGTCGCTCGACGACTGGATGGACTTCTACACGCGCACCCTCGAGTGGTGGGGCAAGTACCTCAAGGGCGAGAAGCCGGCCAGCAAGGCCACGGAGATGCAGCCGTGA